A window of Solea solea chromosome 18, fSolSol10.1, whole genome shotgun sequence contains these coding sequences:
- the LOC131444872 gene encoding ornithine decarboxylase 1-like has translation MMNTATPTENEFTLLEEGFSAQDMVSKRINESSITDDRDAFYVCDLGDLLKQQLQWVRALPRVTPYYAVKCNDTREVVKTLASLGTGFDCASKSEIQLVQSLGVEPSRIIYANPCKQVSHIKYASANGVQVMTFDSEEELIKVARCYDNAKLVLRITADDSKAEVSLSMKFGAHLKSCRGLLERAKELKLDVIGVSFHVGSGCRDAMAYVKAITDAHFVFLMAAELGFKMDLLDIGGGFPGTDDVKVKFEELTAAINPALDKYFPADTGVKIIAEPGRFYVTSAFTLVVNIIAKKVIMDEESDSDDKDKVINNKTRMYYINDGVYGSFSFIPMHNIKVLPTLHKKPKPDETMYPCSIWGQTCDGADRIVEQCFLPDLQVGDWLVFKNMGAYTIAASCLFNGFQRPDIHYMMSRPARPLVPANSCGGVSPV, from the exons ATGATGAACACTGCCACTCCCACTGAAAATGAATTTACTCTCCTGGAGGAAGGATTCTCTGCCCAGGATATGGTTAGCAAGAGGATCAATGAATCATCTATAACG GATGACAGGGATGCCTTCTATGTCTGTGACTTGGGAGATTTGCTGAAGCAACAACTACAATGGGTGAGGGCCCTGCCTCGTGTCACTCCTTACTACGCTGTCAAATGTAACGACACTCGGGAAGTGGTTAAGACACTGGCGTCTCTGGGAACTGGCTTTGACTGTGCAAGCAAG TCAGAGATTCAGCTGGTTCAGTCTCTGGGAGTAGAACCAAGCAGAATCATCTACGCCAACCCCTGCAAGCAAGTTTCTCACATCAAGTATGCTTCAGCAAATGGGGTCCAGGTGATGACCTTTGATAGTGAGGAGGAACTTATCAAAGTGGCCCGTTGTTATGACAATGCCAA GCTGGTGCTACGAATCACAGCTGATGACTCAAAGGCAGAGGTTAGTCTCAGTATGAAGTTTGGGGCCCATCTCAAATCCTGTCGAGGTCTTCTGGAGCGAGCTAAAGAGCTGAAGCTGGATGTGATTGGTGTCAGCTTCCATGTTGGCAGTGGCTGCAGGGATGCTATGGCATACGTAAAGGCAATCACAGAtgctcactttgtttttcttatggCG GCTGAACTTGGGTTCAAAATGGATCTCTTGGACATTGGTGGTGGATTCCCTGGTACAGATGATGTTAAAGTCAAATTTGAAGAG CTCACAGCTGCTATCAACCCTGCTCTGGACAAGTATTTCCCTGCTGACACTGGTGTTAAGATCATTGCTGAGCCAGGACGCTTTTATGTAACTTCTGCTTTCACACTGGTTGTCAACATCATTGCCAAGAAGGTCATCATGGACGAGGAGTCAGACTCTGATG ATAAAGACAAAGTGATCAACAACAAGACTCGGATGTACTACATCAATGATGGAGTGTATGGATCTTTCTCATTTATACCCATGCACAATATCAAGGTTCTGCCAACACTGCATAAG AAGCCAAAGCCAGATGAAACCATGTACCCATGTAGTATCTGGGGCCAAACCTGTGATGGTGCGGATCGCATTGTTGAGCAGTGTTTCCTGCCTGATCTGCAGGTGGGCGACTGGCTGGTCTTTAAAAACATGGGTGCCTACACCATAGCTGCCTCCTGCTTATTTAATGGATTCCAAAGACCTGACATTCACTACATGATGTCTCGTCCTGCCAG GCCTCTCGTGCCTGCCAACTCCTGTGGAGgagtctcacctgtgtga